In Desulfovibrio sp., the DNA window GACGCCCTGCTGCTCCAGCAGCGTATGGGGCTGGGCCTGTGAGCAAAAAGGCCGACGCTCGCACTCTGAACTCCCTGCGTTCTGTTGGCCCGGCAACCATTGAAGACCTGCGCCTGCTTGGCGTTGCTGATATTTCCGACCTGGCGGGGTGCGACCCTCAGGCCCTTTATGATGAATTGTGCCGCATCAAAGGCCAGAAAGTTGATATCTGTTGCCTTGATGTTTTTAACTGCGCCGTAGCCCAGGCAAAGAACCCGGAACTTCCTGATGATCAGCGCGACTGGTTCTGGTGGTCGCGACAGCGCAAGGCTGCAAAAAGCCCAAAGATTGCTGACAAGGCGAGTGCATGAGCAACCTGCCCCTTTTGCAAGATCCCGATTCCGTTGAACTCACCGGCACGGTGGAGCGCGTAGTCTTTCATAATGAAGAAAACGGCTACACTGTGCTGCGTCTGTTGCCCGCCAGTGCGAACAGCGGCAATGGCAACGCTGGACTCACCCGCCCGCGTGACCCTGTTTCGTGCATCGGACACATGGTCAATCCGCAAGCGGGCGTACAACTCAAGGTATCAGGCCGTTGGGTCAATAACCCCAAGTTTGGCCGCCAGATCGAGTTTCAGAACGCTGATGAAATGCTGCCCGCCACCAGCGAGGGCATCCGCCTCTATCTCGCCTCGGGCCTTATCAAGGGCGTTGGCGAAGAAATGGCCGGGCGCATTGTGGAAGCCTTTGGCACTGATACCATACGAATTCTTGACGAAGAGCCAGAGCGCCTGCTCAAGGTGCGCGGCGTGGGCAGCAAGAGCCTTGACCGCATCCGCACCTCCTGGGCCGAACACCGGGGCATGCGCGACCTGCTGCTCTTTTTGCAGCCCCACGGCATCACACCAGCTTATGCTGTACGCATTTACCGCGCTTACGGTGCTGAGGCGCTCGTCATTGTACGCGAAAACCCCTATCGGCTTGCCATGGATATCCACGGCATCGGCTTTGTCACCGCTGACGCCGCAGCCAGCAAACTGGGCTTTGAGCACGACAATCCCCTGCGGGTTCAGGCGGGCACCCTCTATGTGCTGCAAAAAGCCACGGACGACGGCAACGTTTATTTGCCGCAGGCGGAGCTGACCGAGGCGGTCTGCGCCCAGATCGGCGTTGACGAAGGCCTTGTGGAGGATGCCCTCGCCGCGCTTGAAGCTGACGAGCGCATTGTACGCGAAGAGTTGGACATGCCCGATGCTCCCGGTGAAATCGGCGTGTACATGCGGCGCTACCACCACTGTGAGTCAAAAACCGCCTTCTACATCCAACGCCTTTTGCGTTCGCCCAAATCCGTGCGGTTTGAAAAGCCGGATGCTCTGGTGGACAAGGTTGTGGGCGAGCTGAACATCTCCCTCGCGGCAGAACAGCTTGAGGCCGTGCGCACCGCCGCCCGCAGCAAGATGATGGTGCTCACAGGCGGCCCCGGCACGGGCAAAACCACCATCATCAACGCCATCATCAAACTCTTTGGCGAGGTGCGCGCCCGTATACTGCTGGCCGCCCCCACAGGCCGCGCCGCCAAGCGCATGTCTGAAACTTCGGGCCGCGAATCGCGCACCATCCACCGCCTGCTGGAATACAGCCCCAAGGAAGACGGCTTTGCCCGCAATGAGGACAATCCCCTCGCCTGCGGCCTTCTCGTGGTGGACGAAGCCTCCATGATGGACACTCTGCTCTTCTACCACCTGCTCAAGGCCGTGCCGCTGGGCGCAACGCTTGTTTTGGTGGGCGATGTGCACCAGTTGCCCTCGGTAGGCCCGGGCAACGTGCTTGCAGACATTATCCGCTCCGGCGTTGTGCCTGTTGTGGAACTGACCGAAATTTTCCGTCAGTCAGCGGAGAGCGAGATCATCTGCAATGCCCACCTTATCAACCGTGGCGAAATTCCCTCGCTGGAATCGAGCAAGGATCGGCTCTCGGACTTTTACTTTATCCACCAGAATGATGCAGAAAAAGCCGCAGAGCTCATTGTGGATCTGGTGCGCAACCACATTCCCCGCCGCTTCAATCTCGACCCGGTGGACGACATCCAGGTGCTCACGCCCATGCACAAGGGCGCAGTGGGCGCTGGCCGCATGAACGCCTGCCTGCAGGAAGCCCTGAACCCTCACGGAGTGGAAGTGCGCCGTGGCGACCGCTGCTTCCGCC includes these proteins:
- a CDS encoding helix-hairpin-helix domain-containing protein, coding for MSKKADARTLNSLRSVGPATIEDLRLLGVADISDLAGCDPQALYDELCRIKGQKVDICCLDVFNCAVAQAKNPELPDDQRDWFWWSRQRKAAKSPKIADKASA
- a CDS encoding ATP-dependent RecD-like DNA helicase; protein product: MSNLPLLQDPDSVELTGTVERVVFHNEENGYTVLRLLPASANSGNGNAGLTRPRDPVSCIGHMVNPQAGVQLKVSGRWVNNPKFGRQIEFQNADEMLPATSEGIRLYLASGLIKGVGEEMAGRIVEAFGTDTIRILDEEPERLLKVRGVGSKSLDRIRTSWAEHRGMRDLLLFLQPHGITPAYAVRIYRAYGAEALVIVRENPYRLAMDIHGIGFVTADAAASKLGFEHDNPLRVQAGTLYVLQKATDDGNVYLPQAELTEAVCAQIGVDEGLVEDALAALEADERIVREELDMPDAPGEIGVYMRRYHHCESKTAFYIQRLLRSPKSVRFEKPDALVDKVVGELNISLAAEQLEAVRTAARSKMMVLTGGPGTGKTTIINAIIKLFGEVRARILLAAPTGRAAKRMSETSGRESRTIHRLLEYSPKEDGFARNEDNPLACGLLVVDEASMMDTLLFYHLLKAVPLGATLVLVGDVHQLPSVGPGNVLADIIRSGVVPVVELTEIFRQSAESEIICNAHLINRGEIPSLESSKDRLSDFYFIHQNDAEKAAELIVDLVRNHIPRRFNLDPVDDIQVLTPMHKGAVGAGRMNACLQEALNPHGVEVRRGDRCFRLHDKVMQIRNNYDKDVFNGDMGRISFMDVRERTLSITFDERVVPYEFDELDEIAPAYAISIHKSQGSEYPAVVIPVMMQHYVLLQRNLIYTGVTRGKKLVILVGESRALHMAVKNNKTRKRFTRLAQRLTPVE